One Brassica oleracea var. oleracea cultivar TO1000 chromosome C7, BOL, whole genome shotgun sequence genomic window carries:
- the LOC106302511 gene encoding uncharacterized protein LOC106302511, whose translation MKVLETQVAQASSASRAPPGTLPGKPEVNPKAHCNAVSAREDEEAQESEKETEKKVVENGTINLLPKSVEPKRSVKIHACTSSERLYVPRISYPVVSQHLKEPINEKTLAGFKKIMKRIPSTTSFEDAWSMYHLNRFFINTRESAEEIKELFIKTMNASSPIKTLPKLEDLEKFVVPCSISGIKFMDSLCGIGSTVSLMAKDIAERLGLKIESPKLTLEFADSSTKSPQGTVVEMSNGSNRPFILGRAFLATVGAVTDMPNKRISFVKIDESVFYRAEPTNKCTRLASSISVLNQSTHVPISKEDLMDKGQSNAKAKKKLKCKRFKGDPHLMLIPHSCSDGIIDYEVKCKGTSKPFSKVRAVLTSEMKEKGMEVVKGFMSKVLKLKVFDGGTCFGASSHAHLD comes from the exons ATGAAAGTTTTAGAGACACAAGTTGCTCAAGCTTCATCAGCGAGTAGAGCACCACCGGGTACCCTACCAGGCAAACCAGAGGTGAATCCTAAAGCTCATTGCAACGCTGTCTCGGCCAGAGAGGATGAGGAGGCTCAAGAATCTGAAAAAGAAACTGAAAAGAAGGTTGTTGAGAATGGAACAATCAATCTCCTGCCTAAATCTGTCGAGCCCAAGCGTAGTGTGAAAATTCATGCTTGTACCTCGTCTGAGCGATTATATGTACCAAGAATCTCGTACCCTGTTGTGTCACAACATCTGAAAGAACCTATCAACGAGAAGACACTAGCTGGGTTTAAGAAAATAATGAAAAGGATCCCTTCTACCACGTCGTTTGAAGATGCTTGGAGCATGTACCATCTGAATCGGTTCTTCATAAACACAAGAGAATCAGCGGAGGAGATAAAGGAATTATTCATCAAAACCATGAATGCATCATCTCCGATAAAGACTCTCCCCAAATTAGAAGACCTCGAAAAGTTCGTGGTTCCGTGTTCAATATCAGGAATCAAGTTCATGGATTCTCTCTGTGGTATTGGGTCTACAGTTAGCCTCATGGCCAAGGACATCGCTGAGAGGTTGGGCCTTAAAATTGAATCACCAAAGCTAACTCTAGAATTTGCAGACTCCTCTACCAAGTCTCCGCAAGGTACC GTAGTGGAGATGAGCAATGGTTCTAATAGACCGTTTATTCTTGGAAGAGCGTTTTTAGCCACGGTGGGTGCAGTTACGGATATGCCTAACAAGAGAATCTCTTTTGTGAAAATCGATGAGAGTGTCTTCTACAGAGCCGAGCCCACAAATAAGTGTACACGATTGGCCTCTAGCATCTCTGTACTCAATCAGAGCACTCATGTACCTATTTCTAAGGAGGACCTCATGGATAAAGGTCAG TCTAATGCAAAAGCAAAGAAGAAGCTGAAATGCAAAAGGTTCAAGGGCGATCCTCATCTGATGTTGATACCTCACAGTTGTTCTGATGGAATAATTGATTATGAGGTGAAATGCAAAGGAACCTCAAAGCCTTTTTCGAAAGTCAGAGCGGTTCTCACTTCCGAGATGAAAGAGAAAGGTATGGAAGTTGTGAAAGGTTTTATGAGCAAGGTTCTGAAGCTCAAAGTGTTTGATGGTGGGACTTGTTTTGGAGCAAGCTCTCATGCTCACCTGGACTGA
- the LOC106306763 gene encoding zinc finger BED domain-containing protein RICESLEEPER 2-like, which yields MGSNMSVITKVGDKGKKRAGPPQYADWKAIERLGRFLVIFYNSTLVVSASTSLNAHKCYEEIVNIATNLLALSESTDHELKDKAEEMFKKFDKYWDGLKNINKMLIVATVFDPTKKIVLASLCFDELYGKDSLEGKAIYDSVISVLRSSFKEYGAKYGKEAGGKSDEAKTSNSGSTPCSRELSMIGTDLHDDGLGYKQIGRRYKEMLNEIGVKDNRDELDIYLKEGVENPDMMAGVEYDVISFWKRNCTKFPILSRIAKDVLAMQVSSVASESAFSTGGRIISPSRSCLTHFMIEVLMCTEQWLKQDISCESRVLTNAEIIEDIEEQEKIKREFAI from the exons ATGGGTTCAAACATGTCAGTGATCACAAAG GTGGGGGATAAAGGAAAGAAGAGAGCGGGACCTCCTCAATACGCTGACTGGAAAGCAATCGAAAGACTAGGTCGTTTCTTGGTGATCTTCTACAACTCTACACTAGTTGTGTCTGCGTCAACATCTCTCAATGCTCACAAGTGTTACGAGGAGATTGTGAACATAGCCACCAACCTTCTGGCGTTAAGTGAAAGCACAGATCATGAGCTGAAGGATAAGGCTGAGGAGATGTTCAAAAAGTTTGACAAGTACTGGGATGGGCTGAAGAACATCAACAAGATGTTAATTGTGGCAACAGTTTTTGATCCAACAAAGAAGATAGTGCTGGCAAGCTTGTGTTTTGATGAGCTCTACGGGAAAGACAGTTTGGAAGGGAAAGCAATATATGATTCGGTGATTTCTGTTTTGCGCAGTTCATTTAAAGAGTATGGTGCAAAATATGGGAAGGAAGCCGGTGGGAAATCTGATGAAGCTAAAACTAGCAACAGTGGATCCACTCCTTGTAGTCGAGAACTGAGCATGATTGGTACGGATTTACATGATGATGGTTTAGGTTACAAGCAAATTGGCCGAAGGTACAAGGAGATGCTTAATGAGATTGGAGTAAAAGATAATCGGGATGAGCTGGATATATACTTGAAAGAAGGAGTTGAGAATCCGGATATGATGGCTGGTGTAGAGTATGATGTGATCTCGTTTTGGAAGCGAAATTGTACCAAGTTCCCAATTTTGTCGCGGATTGCAAAGGATGTCCTTGCAATGCAGGTTTCTTCTGTTGCATCCGAGAGTGCCTTCAGTACAGGTGGAAGGATCATAAGCCCATCTCGAAGCTGCCTTACTCACTTCATGATTGAGGTATTGATGTGTACTGAACAATGGCTTAAGCAAGACATTTCTTGCGAGTCAAGAGTGCTTACTAATGCAGAAATCATTGAAGACATTGAAGAACAAGAAAAGATTAAGAGAG AATTTGCTATATGA